Sequence from the Haloarcula sp. CBA1127 genome:
TCCCTTGTCGATGCGGTCCTCGCCGACATACACGCGCGGGTCCTCGCGCTGCAGCTCTGACACCAGCGTAGCTGCCGAGGGGGCGGATTGGGAGCTAGAGAGATCCACAATAACGTGAGGTGCCACACTCTGCTCACCGCCAGCGACAACTGTGGTCTCCATGCCGGCTGCCTCAAGCTGGCTCGCCATGTTCTGGGCGAGCGTCTCCCACTCGGCGACAAGCGCTTCCTGGTCTTCCTCAATGAATAGTTCCAGCGCGCGAATGAGGCCGACAAGTTCCTCTTTCCCGACCTTGAGCGACCGTCCGATTCCCTGTCTGGGAACCCCATCGAACCGTTCCGTATCGATAAGCGAGCTGGGTGGGTTCCAGACTCGACGGTCGACGTGCATATCCTGATGCTGCACAGCGATTGAACGGATATACTGACGTTTGCCGGCGATGAGACCCGTCGTCTGCGGGCCACGGATTCCTTTGCCACCACTGAACACCACCAGATCTGCACCTTGCTCGACGAAACGAGAGAGGTTCTCAATGGGCGGCACCTCGGCGGCAGCGTCGACAATGACGGGCACATCGTGTCGATGTGCAATCTCCGAGACAGTCGAGAGTTCGGGCTGTGTGTACGTTTTCTGGACGTACGCAACCCCAGCAGTGTTTTCGTCGATAGCGCTTTCGATTTCCCAGGGCTCAACGTTTGTTGCGCCGGTCCCGAGGTGATAATCGTTTGTCCCGACATCGACGATGTTTGCGCCAGCTGCCCGCAATGCGTGGTCGTACCCCGTCCGGTGAGTCCGGGGCATCACGATGTCGTTTGGTGCGTCTGTCGGATGGGGTAACTCCGACATGGTCTTCGGGTCGTCCCCCGCTATCGCGGCAGCCGCGGCCAACAACAGGCCGGCCTCAGCACCCGGCGAAACGTATCCGGCTTCCGACCCGGCGATTTCAGCGATCTGTTCGGAAGCCTTTGCCTCTAGGTCACTCAGCTGAACGAATTCGTCGGCAGCAGCGCGCATGGCGTCCGCGGCTTCCTCCCGAATGAGGCTGCCGCCAATCCGCGTTTTTGTACCCGCTGCATTGACGACCGGCGTGACACCCAACTGACGATACACCGACTCTGACTCTGTTGTGAATGGAACCATAGTTGTGCTCTTTTCACTACCGCTAGTCCCGTATAGGAACTCAAACCCGCTCCAGGTATATGAAAGGTTCCCATCTATAATCGAAGAACACAAACTATTATATATCTCTGTAGAACAATAACAGGTATCGCATGGCACAGTTAGAGCTCGATAACCTTGTCAAGACGTTCTCCGACGGGAGCGACGAGGTTGTCGCTGTCGATACGGTGAATATGTCGCTAAACGACGGCGAGTTTCTGGTACTGGTCGGCCCATCCGGCTGTGGAAAATCGACAACCTTGCGGATGGTCGCCGGGCTTGAGACGGTAACTGAGGGCGATATTCTGATCGGAGACGAATCTGTTATCGGCACCGAGCCCCGTGACCGCGATATCGCGATGGTCTTTCAGAACTACGCGCTCTATCCACATATGACCGCAGAGGAGAACATGTCGTTCGGGTTGAAGATGACGACGGATCTGGATACAGAGACGATTGAACAGCGTGTAACCGAGACAGCCGAGATGATGGGCATCGAGGACCTGCTTGATGATCCGCCAAAGGAGCTATCCGGTGGCCAGCAACAGCGGGTGGCGCTCGGGAGAGCAATCGTCCGAGACCCGGCAGTGTTCTTGATGGACGAGCCACTGAGTAATCTGGATGCCAAACTCCGGACCAAAATGCGGACCGAACTAAAGAGCCTCCAGAACGAACTCGACGTGACAACGATTTACGTTACCCACGACCAGACGGAGGCAATGACAATGGGCGACCGTATTGCTATTCTGGACGACGGCGTGTTACAGCAGGTTGGAACGCCGCTGGAGTGTTATCACCGTCCAGCCAATCGGTTTGTCGCCGGGTTCATCGGGTCTCCCTCGATGAACTTCATTCCTGCCGCTGTCGAGGACGGGTCGCTAGTGCATCAGGAGTTTACCTACGGGCTGTCCGCTGAAACCGCCGCCCAGCTCGACGGGCGCGAGGAAGTCATCCTCGGTGTCCGGCCCGAAGATATTCAGCTCAGCACCGCGACAGGCCCGGAGCAGACAGTTACCGCGACCGTCGACGTCGTCGAACCACTTGGGGACCTGTTTCACGTGTACGTGACTATCGACGGGCAGCAGTACACGGTCACCGTCGAGAATGGGTCAAACCTCGGGAATGGCACCACGGTCGGATTGCGGTTCCCAGAGGAGGTCATCCATCTCTTTGATGCGGACTCCGGCACTGCGATCAAGAACAGTGAAACGGAAATCGACGAAGAAAGTCCGGTTGCAGCCTGATTTTTCTTATTCTGTAACGCTCGGTAGTACATGGCGTGAGAATATCCGAAAAGGATTCCCAGTGGTAGCGACGACCGAGAGATACCCAACGAGCCACTGGGAGAAGCAGCACGGAGCCGACCCGTTTTGCCAGCTCTGAGAGCAGGGCTGACGAGATGATCTGATGCGTGTTTTCAGTATTCAATATTCCATCTCTGCGAGCGAGTATGGGAATTCGTTTCGTAATATGAAATTTATTCGCGCACCCACCAGAAGTAGCTAGCGAGGCGCAGTCACTTGCTACATGAACTGTTGTCGTTGTGAGGCGTCAGGACCGTAACGGCGCTGCGTTTCGTAATACGACATCTACGTTTCCTTCAGATAACAGGCGTACAGATATTATCGGAGTGGTCGGCTTATCTACACTTCTCAGTAGACGGTCGAAAGTAGCGGCGAGACAGATGCAACCCTGACTGAGATTCAACACCTGTGAACAATCCTCACTGTAGGCCGGATGGTTACACTACGGATCTGGAGCGCGCGTACCGCAGAGATGCGCAGCAAGATAACAGGCGTACATCCGTTATCCATACTAGGCTCAGTCTGAGAGTTTCCGGTTGTAGGTGATAGTATCGGCGTTGGGGTGAAGACCAGTATCGAGGCGATACGAGAAGTGATTGTGGTTGTGCAAGGAGAGTACTGAGCACGAACAGGGCGAATCGAAACGGACCGGGAGACTGTGACAGGACTAGTCCCGGTAACGCTGCTGTCCTCGTTATGTTCTCATTTGTATTTCGTATGCTGAGGCCGAGTTCAAGCTGATTGAACAGAGTGGTGTGCAGGAAAAGTGCCAGCGGCCGACATCTGCATCGGACGGAACTAGGACACCGGTACGACGCCGTCTTACTCCGTTTCTCAGTGGCAATACAGTGATCAGTAGGTACGTAAACGGAACGAACGGAATTTAGGAGGGTTACTGGATTGCCGAGTTTTGGGTAGGTATATCATGGTGCAGTCGCCGCCACGCCACTGGGAAGCCACCTAATAGCACAGTCCCCGGACACAGAATTCAATCTTGTTGAATAATTTTATAAACAGGTAGCCGAATATACGCGTATGACAGGACAAGGCCCGATAGAGTCCGCCGGGAGGGTGCTGGACATTATTGAAGCACTGAAAACGGAACAGGCACTCGGCGTCACTGAGCTGGCAGAGCGGGTGGAGATGCCCAAGAGCACGGTCCACGTTCATCTCTCGACACTCCAGAGCCGAGGCTACGTCGTTCAGGACCAGAACAAGGCGTATCGGCTGAGCTTGCGGTTTCTGGATATCGGGATGAAAGTCCGCGAGCGACAGGAAATGTACCAAGAGGTCGCACCGAAACTGAACGAGATAGCCGACGAAACTGATGAAAAAGCGTGGTGGATCGTCGAAGAGAACGGAAAGGCGGTCTTCTTGGCCAAAGCGCTTGGCAGTCGGGCGATTCAGACAAATTCACAGATTGGCCAGTACACCGAACTGTACAGGCTCGCTGGTGGCATGGCAATCCTCTCAGTGTTGCCGAAACACCGGCGGGAGACAATCCTCGAAAGCTACGAATACCCTCTCCCCGACGGTCGGGATCAGCAGGAACTCGAAGCAGAACTCGACGAGATTCAAGACCGCGGCGTCGCCTACGGCATCAACCAGTTCCTCGAAGGCGTAGCCGGCGTCGGTGCCCCGCTGGTAGACAACGCCGGCAACACGTACGGTGCCATCAGCGTCTCGGGACCGGCGAACCGGCTGGACTCGGAACGCATCGAAAACGAACTGACCGACCTCATCCGTGGAATCTCCGGCGAGCTACAGGTGAATCTCTCCTACCAGTAGTTCTACTGACTCGAACACTATTGATCTGGTAAGACACCTGTGAGACTGTTCAAATCCCTTCGGAATAACGCTGTAGCACGATAGGAGCCGATTCAATAGAATAGAACGCGCCATGTTATATATTGACACTCTAGTGGTCGCTACCGCTCGGCGCATGGGCTCGAATTATGGTCGTAAGCCCCCGTCTCGAACGGGGCGTTGCGCTATACGGCCCAGTGACCGGGATCTGGTCGATGTCTGCCGATTGTCGCCATAGTCAGTCAGTGACACCGACGCCGAGGTGTCTGTCGAGTACGTCCTCGTTGTCCTGAATCTCCGCCGCAGTCCCCTCGTGGACGATCTCGCCCTTTTCGAGGATGTACGTATACTGCGAGACCTCCAGTGCGACCGGGATGTTTTGCTCGACAACCAGCACTGTGATACCCTGATCGTTCAGTTCGAGGATAAGGTCCTCTATCTGCCGGACGACATAGGGTGCGAGCCCTTCCGTCGGTTCGTCAAGTAACAACAGATCCGGGTCGGCAGTCAGGGCACGGCCGACCGCAAGCATCTGCTGTTCGCCACCGGAAAGGACCGACCCGTCCTTGTGTTCTCGCTCCGCGAGGTTCTCGAACATATCCAGTACGTCGTCGACTGACGGCCCGTCAGGCGACTCAGCACCGATTTCACCCATTCTGAGGTTCTCTCGGACGGTCAGCTCGGGGAATATCCGTCGCTCTTCGGGAACGAATCCGATGCCGCTCCGGATCGTCGCCTCGGAGTTGAGTGTCGTGATGTCCTCGCCCTTGAACCTTATTGACCCACCAGTCGGGGTGATATTCCCAACAATCGACCGGAGCGTCGTCGTCTTGCCGACCCCGTTTCGCCCGACCAGCGACACAACGCTTCCGCGTTCGACATCCATCGAGACGCCCTGGAGCACCTCGGTC
This genomic interval carries:
- a CDS encoding aminotransferase class V-fold PLP-dependent enzyme, which encodes MVPFTTESESVYRQLGVTPVVNAAGTKTRIGGSLIREEAADAMRAAADEFVQLSDLEAKASEQIAEIAGSEAGYVSPGAEAGLLLAAAAAIAGDDPKTMSELPHPTDAPNDIVMPRTHRTGYDHALRAAGANIVDVGTNDYHLGTGATNVEPWEIESAIDENTAGVAYVQKTYTQPELSTVSEIAHRHDVPVIVDAAAEVPPIENLSRFVEQGADLVVFSGGKGIRGPQTTGLIAGKRQYIRSIAVQHQDMHVDRRVWNPPSSLIDTERFDGVPRQGIGRSLKVGKEELVGLIRALELFIEEDQEALVAEWETLAQNMASQLEAAGMETTVVAGGEQSVAPHVIVDLSSSQSAPSAATLVSELQREDPRVYVGEDRIDKGEIVLNPMCLDEDDAAYVVDRLLTHL
- a CDS encoding ABC transporter ATP-binding protein; protein product: MAQLELDNLVKTFSDGSDEVVAVDTVNMSLNDGEFLVLVGPSGCGKSTTLRMVAGLETVTEGDILIGDESVIGTEPRDRDIAMVFQNYALYPHMTAEENMSFGLKMTTDLDTETIEQRVTETAEMMGIEDLLDDPPKELSGGQQQRVALGRAIVRDPAVFLMDEPLSNLDAKLRTKMRTELKSLQNELDVTTIYVTHDQTEAMTMGDRIAILDDGVLQQVGTPLECYHRPANRFVAGFIGSPSMNFIPAAVEDGSLVHQEFTYGLSAETAAQLDGREEVILGVRPEDIQLSTATGPEQTVTATVDVVEPLGDLFHVYVTIDGQQYTVTVENGSNLGNGTTVGLRFPEEVIHLFDADSGTAIKNSETEIDEESPVAA
- a CDS encoding IclR family transcriptional regulator — translated: MTGQGPIESAGRVLDIIEALKTEQALGVTELAERVEMPKSTVHVHLSTLQSRGYVVQDQNKAYRLSLRFLDIGMKVRERQEMYQEVAPKLNEIADETDEKAWWIVEENGKAVFLAKALGSRAIQTNSQIGQYTELYRLAGGMAILSVLPKHRRETILESYEYPLPDGRDQQELEAELDEIQDRGVAYGINQFLEGVAGVGAPLVDNAGNTYGAISVSGPANRLDSERIENELTDLIRGISGELQVNLSYQ
- a CDS encoding ABC transporter ATP-binding protein, which codes for MTDPLLSLEDVRAGYGMTEVLQGVSMDVERGSVVSLVGRNGVGKTTTLRSIVGNITPTGGSIRFKGEDITTLNSEATIRSGIGFVPEERRIFPELTVRENLRMGEIGAESPDGPSVDDVLDMFENLAEREHKDGSVLSGGEQQMLAVGRALTADPDLLLLDEPTEGLAPYVVRQIEDLILELNDQGITVLVVEQNIPVALEVSQYTYILEKGEIVHEGTAAEIQDNEDVLDRHLGVGVTD